In Rhodothermales bacterium, one genomic interval encodes:
- a CDS encoding acetamidase, whose amino-acid sequence ISETNKGDYYERGGGAFPGEVGPFYVEGATTDDMLKVEIIMVRPNHYLAGAQIYSGFGGLATDSRLRLLNDPIPPRRYEWEIDTEEMTGTTKLPDSEMSEITIELRPMLGRVSVAPRGQEAFSGLWPGDFGGNMDAPEIREGATVYLPIFHDGAYFYFGDGHARQGEGEVNGTGLETSMDVILKIDVVKGKTIDWPRIEDKDYIMVAGSARPLIDAFRLAHVELIEWLETDYGFGRWDAYLLVGQLGESTVANIVDPIYTVVAKFPKEYLPDDSE is encoded by the coding sequence ATCTCGGAGACCAACAAGGGTGACTATTACGAGCGCGGAGGCGGCGCTTTTCCCGGAGAGGTCGGCCCGTTCTATGTCGAAGGCGCCACGACCGACGACATGCTGAAGGTCGAGATCATCATGGTCCGGCCGAATCACTATCTCGCGGGTGCACAGATCTATTCGGGCTTTGGCGGGCTGGCAACTGACAGTCGGCTTCGGCTTCTGAACGACCCCATTCCCCCGCGGCGCTATGAGTGGGAGATCGATACGGAGGAGATGACGGGCACGACGAAGCTGCCGGACAGCGAGATGTCCGAGATCACGATTGAACTGCGACCGATGCTGGGTCGCGTTTCCGTTGCTCCTCGCGGGCAGGAGGCGTTCAGTGGACTCTGGCCCGGTGACTTTGGCGGCAACATGGATGCCCCGGAGATTCGCGAAGGCGCGACGGTCTATCTGCCCATCTTCCACGACGGCGCATACTTCTATTTCGGCGACGGCCACGCCCGGCAGGGCGAGGGCGAGGTCAACGGCACAGGTCTGGAGACCTCAATGGACGTGATTCTGAAGATCGACGTTGTGAAGGGCAAGACGATCGACTGGCCGCGGATTGAGGACAAAGACTACATCATGGTGGCAGGAAGTGCACGTCCATTGATCGACGCGTTCCGGCTCGCACACGTCGAGCTCATCGAGTGGCTGGAAACGGACTACGGTTTCGGAAGATGGGACGCGTACCTGCTCGTCGGACAGCTCGGCGAGAGTACCGTCGCCAACATCGTCGACCCGATCTACACGGTGGTCGCGAAGTTTCCGAAGGAGTATCTGCCGGACGATAGTGAGTGA
- a CDS encoding serine hydrolase produces the protein MKPSTPRGSVQMPQWSADPTRVGARKRVLIRSIWILLLLLVAACDSQKDPESDYERPPATGDGWETAYLHDVGVDAAPLLDLLDVISSTDDHLIHGLLIIKDQKLVFEEYWPGMDLDPETLQQIARSFDRNTLHYVASVSKSITSALCGLALDQGLLKTVDDTLFSFFPQYEHLLNDDNRNITLRHLLSFSSGYEWNEFEYDFGDPRDSHYQMFNTIDPMGYLLGRAMISIPGSEFLYNSGDTNLLGEIIRKKSSASTLIDFAKENLFDPLGIEDFSWRRFSMVPELTFASGGASLRPRDMAKIGLLYLNSGVWDGRRILSDDWVDASTTMSTPLTGDYQPLYGYGYNWWLGRFAYGATNVAYYRAAGWGGQDVFVFPELEMVVVFTAGGYYESRPLRANDIIEDYILPALGR, from the coding sequence ATGAAGCCTTCGACTCCACGTGGATCTGTGCAGATGCCGCAATGGAGTGCTGATCCGACACGGGTCGGCGCCCGAAAACGCGTTCTGATCCGTTCAATCTGGATCCTCCTCCTTCTGCTGGTGGCCGCCTGTGATTCGCAGAAGGATCCGGAAAGTGACTATGAAAGGCCCCCTGCGACTGGCGACGGCTGGGAGACGGCATACCTCCATGACGTCGGAGTGGATGCCGCGCCCCTTCTTGACCTGCTGGACGTGATCTCCAGCACGGACGACCACCTGATCCACGGCTTACTGATCATCAAGGATCAGAAACTCGTGTTCGAGGAGTATTGGCCGGGGATGGACCTCGATCCGGAAACACTCCAGCAGATTGCAAGAAGTTTCGACCGCAACACGCTTCACTACGTGGCGTCCGTGTCAAAGAGCATCACCTCCGCGTTGTGCGGCCTGGCACTGGACCAGGGGCTTCTCAAAACTGTTGACGACACGCTCTTCTCGTTCTTTCCACAGTACGAGCACCTATTGAACGACGACAACCGGAACATCACGCTGAGACATTTGCTGTCATTCTCTTCGGGATATGAATGGAATGAGTTCGAGTACGACTTCGGCGATCCGCGGGACTCGCACTACCAGATGTTCAATACGATCGACCCGATGGGGTATCTGCTGGGAAGAGCGATGATCTCCATTCCGGGAAGTGAGTTTCTCTATAACAGCGGTGATACGAATCTACTGGGAGAGATCATCCGGAAGAAATCGTCAGCGTCTACTCTCATTGACTTCGCGAAAGAGAACTTGTTCGATCCTCTCGGAATCGAAGACTTCTCGTGGCGCAGATTCTCGATGGTCCCGGAATTGACGTTTGCGTCGGGCGGTGCATCTCTTCGGCCTCGAGACATGGCAAAAATCGGACTCCTGTATCTGAACAGTGGTGTGTGGGACGGAAGACGAATCCTTTCTGACGATTGGGTGGACGCGTCGACGACGATGTCCACACCACTGACTGGAGACTACCAGCCTCTTTACGGGTACGGCTACAACTGGTGGCTGGGTCGTTTTGCATACGGGGCGACCAACGTCGCATACTACCGGGCGGCTGGATGGGGTGGGCAGGACGTGTTCGTGTTTCCCGAGCTCGAAATGGTCGTCGTGTTTACGGCGGGTGGCTACTATGAATCGCGTCCACTTCGAGCCAACGACATCATCGAAGACTACATTCTCCCGGCACTCGGGCGGTAG
- a CDS encoding serine/threonine protein kinase, producing MIGRTISNFEIIEKLGSGGMGVVYLARDTRLNRPAALKFLPPHMATDEDAKARFIQEAQAASALDHPNICSIFQIGETEPVPGEPGDGELFIAMAHYEGQTLKYRLDEEDFSVDRSLKIGRQLAAGLSRAHEAGIVHRDIKPANIMVTDRGEVKILDFGLAKLTTGAQLTKSGSTLGTAAYMSPEQYRGEEVGPPADVWSLGVVLYEMVTGKAPFAGDYEQAVMYSVLNAEPDAVADLTPGVPDDFAAFIMQCLDKDYASRPSLKELAGDPLESTLGVASSRSSAATPADSRRERVGISKRTIGIAVAAVVAIIAAAGLWGLRSDPEVESPPP from the coding sequence ATGATCGGCCGAACCATATCCAATTTCGAGATCATCGAGAAGCTCGGCAGCGGTGGTATGGGTGTGGTTTATCTGGCGCGCGACACGCGGCTGAATCGGCCCGCCGCCCTGAAATTCCTTCCGCCGCACATGGCCACCGACGAGGATGCCAAGGCCCGTTTCATTCAGGAAGCGCAGGCGGCGTCGGCGCTCGATCATCCGAACATCTGTTCGATATTTCAGATCGGTGAAACGGAGCCTGTCCCCGGGGAGCCGGGGGACGGCGAGCTGTTCATCGCGATGGCACACTACGAGGGGCAGACGCTGAAGTATCGTCTTGATGAAGAAGACTTCAGTGTTGATCGATCTCTCAAGATCGGCCGCCAATTAGCCGCCGGACTGAGTCGTGCACACGAGGCCGGTATTGTTCACCGGGATATCAAGCCGGCGAACATCATGGTGACGGACCGGGGCGAGGTGAAGATTCTCGACTTCGGCCTCGCCAAGCTCACCACGGGGGCGCAGCTAACGAAGTCGGGTTCGACACTCGGTACGGCCGCCTACATGAGTCCGGAGCAATACCGCGGCGAGGAGGTGGGTCCGCCTGCCGATGTCTGGAGTCTCGGTGTCGTGCTCTACGAAATGGTGACCGGAAAGGCTCCTTTCGCGGGCGACTATGAGCAGGCCGTGATGTATTCCGTCCTCAACGCGGAGCCCGACGCCGTTGCCGATTTGACGCCCGGAGTGCCGGACGACTTCGCGGCGTTCATCATGCAGTGTCTCGACAAGGATTACGCATCGCGGCCATCCCTGAAAGAGCTGGCCGGTGATCCGCTCGAGAGTACACTGGGGGTGGCGTCGTCCCGTTCTTCGGCCGCTACTCCGGCCGATAGCCGGCGCGAGCGAGTTGGCATTTCCAAACGGACGATCGGGATCGCCGTCGCCGCGGTTGTAGCTATCATCGCGGCAGCGGGACTATGGGGTTTGAGATCAGACCCGGAAGTTGAGAGTCCGCCACCG